One Thiocapsa bogorovii DNA segment encodes these proteins:
- a CDS encoding DUF1538 family protein yields the protein MPPPAPGPIRLQPDEVAALLRPYVSVRFLDQVKAVVPLGLAMGLGFGNATQAVEGFGILCMASIGPIISVLLTGLWAGMRAKLRERAARHAPAIHHEQEIQTQVRRTRRSPI from the coding sequence TTGCCGCCCCCTGCACCCGGACCTATCCGACTGCAGCCGGACGAGGTCGCGGCACTGCTGCGTCCCTATGTGTCGGTCCGGTTCCTGGACCAGGTCAAGGCGGTGGTGCCGCTGGGGCTGGCGATGGGGCTCGGGTTCGGAAACGCGACCCAGGCCGTCGAAGGCTTCGGGATCCTCTGTATGGCCTCCATCGGCCCGATCATCAGCGTGCTGTTGACCGGCCTTTGGGCAGGCATGCGGGCCAAACTGCGGGAGCGGGCCGCGCGGCATGCGCCGGCCATCCACCACGAGCAGGAGATTCAAACACAGGTACGAAGGACGAGAAGATCACCTATCTGA
- a CDS encoding hotdog family protein, which produces MTPTRCLTAAMLEVGMRHEARLSFSREEVDRYCALVGDHNAIHRDLDAARVRFPDARDIIVPGGLVQTRISALFGTEFPGDGTLGLTFSPERLRRPLYPGDELIVTLEVARLIRGGIVEMQIGIIDPEGNRISEATAKVVAPDAAYRAWWEANIGG; this is translated from the coding sequence ATGACACCAACCCGCTGCTTGACCGCCGCGATGCTCGAGGTCGGCATGCGCCACGAGGCGCGCCTGAGCTTTAGCCGCGAGGAGGTCGACCGCTACTGCGCCCTGGTCGGCGATCACAACGCGATCCATCGCGACCTCGACGCGGCGCGGGTGCGGTTCCCGGATGCCCGCGACATCATCGTTCCGGGTGGACTCGTCCAGACCCGCATCTCCGCGCTCTTCGGAACCGAGTTTCCCGGCGACGGGACACTGGGCCTGACCTTCTCGCCCGAGCGCCTGCGCCGCCCACTGTATCCGGGCGACGAGCTGATCGTCACGTTGGAGGTCGCGCGGCTGATCCGCGGCGGAATCGTCGAGATGCAGATCGGCATCATCGATCCCGAAGGGAACCGCATCAGCGAGGCCACGGCCAAGGTGGTGGCGCCGGACGCGGCCTATCGGGCTTGGTGGGAGGCGAACATCGGCGGCTGA
- a CDS encoding retropepsin-like aspartic protease family protein: MDGPTNSAPPGADDMPSKVGRAMLFAAWIVGLALLAMFFDGIITGRDNPNPDPVALHSGSGVPEIRLERNRAGHYVAGGRINGAPVRFLIDTGATDVALPLSLAERLSLPLRPGGMSKTANGMVRTWTTRLDTVDLGGLVAHNVRATVLPNMPGDEVLLGMSYLRHLELIQRGGVLTLRPHLGSS, from the coding sequence ATGGATGGACCGACGAACAGCGCGCCGCCGGGCGCCGACGACATGCCTTCGAAGGTCGGGCGGGCAATGTTGTTCGCGGCATGGATCGTCGGGTTGGCGCTGCTGGCAATGTTCTTCGACGGCATCATCACCGGCCGCGACAATCCCAACCCGGATCCGGTTGCGCTGCACAGCGGCAGCGGGGTCCCCGAGATTCGACTCGAACGCAACCGCGCCGGGCACTATGTCGCCGGCGGTCGGATCAACGGCGCGCCGGTACGCTTTCTGATCGACACCGGCGCCACCGACGTGGCCTTGCCCCTGTCCTTGGCCGAGCGCCTGTCGCTGCCGCTCAGACCCGGCGGAATGAGCAAGACCGCAAACGGCATGGTGCGGACCTGGACGACGCGGCTCGACACCGTCGATCTCGGCGGATTGGTCGCGCACAATGTCCGCGCCACGGTCTTGCCGAACATGCCGGGAGACGAAGTCCTTCTGGGCATGAGTTATCTGAGACATCTCGAGCTGATCCAGCGGGGCGGTGTGCTGACCCTGCGTCCTCACCTCGGATCATCTTGA
- a CDS encoding cytochrome b, with product MNDTQSIERYGIVAQLFHWVVAALLFAMLGTNLLREMAEKGSDARTEWLNLHMSLGILLFVIVILRLVWTKKTRQPAPLPGSWITRMLAKAAHVLLNLATLLVPIGGYLRIASKDVPADFFGTPIPSIVGDMPWLHDIAKIGHGTYMEYFFYILISLHILAALWHQYVRKDGAIDRMVPWGKTTAVS from the coding sequence ATGAACGACACGCAATCCATCGAACGTTACGGCATCGTTGCCCAACTTTTTCACTGGGTGGTCGCTGCCCTGCTCTTTGCCATGCTCGGCACGAATCTTCTGCGCGAGATGGCCGAGAAAGGCTCGGATGCGCGGACCGAGTGGCTGAATCTGCACATGTCGCTCGGTATCCTGCTGTTCGTGATCGTGATCCTGCGTTTGGTTTGGACCAAGAAGACGCGCCAGCCTGCGCCCCTGCCCGGTTCGTGGATCACCCGCATGCTCGCCAAGGCGGCTCATGTGCTGCTGAATCTGGCGACCCTCCTGGTGCCGATCGGCGGCTATCTGCGCATCGCCTCCAAGGACGTTCCGGCGGATTTCTTCGGGACCCCGATCCCATCGATCGTCGGCGACATGCCTTGGCTACACGACATCGCCAAGATCGGACACGGGACCTACATGGAATATTTCTTCTACATCCTGATCAGCCTGCATATCCTGGCGGCGCTTTGGCATCAGTACGTGCGCAAAGACGGCGCCATCGATCGAATGGTCCCTTGGGGGAAGACGACGGCCGTCAGCTGA
- a CDS encoding FAD-dependent oxidoreductase, with protein sequence MSSQPLRIVVVGGSAAGPKAAAKARRMDEHAEITLIQREPDLSMASCGFPYYVGGTFDDRNMLVCTPAGIVRDPAFYGKAKRIHALVRTEATEIDRVSKTVTYRDLPTGEQSTIPYDRLVIATGATPLRPSVPGIELDGVTTLHSMADADALRAVRDEKKTTKAVVVGGGLIGFEVCEALRLAGIHTTVIEKTPKILPFLDPDLSKLVENHVRAHGPDIIVGNGVAELLGENGKLVGVKLDNGTELPCEVAVIAVGVRPNVKLAENAGIEIGPVGGIRVNQYMQTSDPDVYAVGDCVECTSLVSGKAVRAPYGDLANLQGRVAGQNLVREGSARFPGIIQTGICKIFDYTVGFTGLSAKDARESGFDDIETAIISGLDIPGYMSGKLLISKLVADRKTGRILGFQCIGPGDVSKRVATVAMAIRGKLTVEDMVNADLPYAPPYSLAIDHVISAAQVMDNKLQGRMQGLSASEVKQRIDSGADCFILDTRSPQEFEETRLGIGETLIPLGALRDRLGELPQDKSKEIILYCKISLRGYEGAAILNAHGWHNVKVMEGGVVAWPYAKEK encoded by the coding sequence ATGTCATCGCAACCCCTGCGTATCGTCGTCGTCGGCGGATCCGCCGCCGGCCCCAAGGCCGCCGCCAAGGCCCGCCGGATGGACGAGCATGCCGAGATCACGCTGATCCAGCGCGAGCCCGATCTGTCTATGGCGTCCTGCGGCTTCCCCTACTATGTCGGCGGTACCTTCGACGACCGCAACATGCTTGTCTGCACGCCTGCGGGAATCGTCCGAGACCCGGCCTTTTACGGCAAGGCCAAACGCATCCACGCCTTGGTGCGCACCGAGGCGACCGAGATCGACCGGGTCTCGAAGACCGTGACCTATCGGGATCTACCCACCGGCGAGCAGTCCACGATCCCTTACGATCGACTGGTCATCGCAACGGGCGCGACGCCGCTTCGCCCCTCCGTGCCGGGAATCGAGCTCGATGGGGTCACGACGCTGCATTCGATGGCCGATGCCGACGCCTTGCGGGCGGTCCGCGACGAGAAGAAGACGACCAAGGCCGTGGTCGTCGGCGGCGGACTCATCGGGTTCGAGGTCTGCGAGGCGCTGCGGCTCGCCGGGATTCACACGACCGTGATCGAGAAGACCCCGAAGATCCTGCCTTTCCTCGATCCCGACCTATCCAAGCTTGTTGAAAACCACGTCCGTGCGCACGGCCCCGACATCATTGTCGGCAACGGCGTTGCTGAGCTGCTCGGGGAGAACGGCAAGCTCGTCGGCGTCAAGCTCGACAACGGCACCGAGCTGCCCTGCGAGGTGGCCGTCATCGCCGTCGGGGTCAGACCCAACGTCAAGCTCGCCGAAAACGCCGGGATCGAGATCGGCCCGGTCGGAGGCATCCGCGTCAACCAATACATGCAGACCTCCGACCCGGACGTCTATGCCGTCGGAGACTGCGTCGAATGCACCTCGCTGGTTAGCGGCAAAGCGGTGCGCGCGCCCTATGGAGACCTCGCCAACCTACAGGGACGCGTCGCCGGTCAGAACCTGGTGAGGGAAGGCAGCGCCCGCTTCCCCGGCATCATCCAGACGGGTATCTGCAAGATCTTCGACTACACGGTCGGATTCACGGGACTCTCGGCCAAGGATGCCCGCGAGTCGGGATTCGACGACATCGAAACGGCGATCATCTCCGGGCTCGACATCCCCGGCTACATGAGCGGCAAGCTGCTGATCAGCAAGTTGGTTGCCGACCGCAAGACCGGTCGCATCCTCGGTTTCCAGTGCATCGGCCCCGGCGATGTCAGCAAGCGTGTGGCGACGGTTGCGATGGCGATCCGCGGCAAGCTGACCGTCGAGGACATGGTCAACGCCGATCTGCCCTACGCCCCGCCTTACTCGCTCGCCATCGATCATGTGATCAGCGCAGCGCAGGTGATGGACAACAAGCTCCAGGGTCGCATGCAGGGTCTCTCGGCAAGCGAGGTCAAACAGCGCATCGACTCCGGCGCCGACTGCTTCATCCTGGACACCCGCAGCCCCCAGGAATTCGAGGAGACCCGCCTGGGCATCGGCGAGACCCTCATCCCGCTCGGTGCATTACGCGATCGATTGGGCGAGCTGCCGCAGGACAAATCCAAGGAGATTATCCTCTACTGCAAGATCTCGCTCCGCGGCTACGAAGGCGCGGCCATTCTCAACGCGCATGGCTGGCACAACGTGAAGGTGATGGAAGGCGGCGTCGTGGCCTGGCCTTACGCGAAGGAAAAGTAG
- a CDS encoding alpha/beta fold hydrolase, with product MIERASIDDIEIAYRIFGPSGDGVPVLMIMGYGGLMEMWPPTILETLARTRPVIVFDNRGMGYSTSSDQDYSIARFAKDSHLLLQALHIDRAHVLGWSMGSYIAQELALAHPERVEQLVLLSASCGGAEAIWPDEAVWRRLVDMSGTLEERIRRMFENLFPPDWLREIPDPMQIFPPITAPIDDANLMRQAESLGAWPGVCPRLSEIAAPTLLMTGTEDVVIPPRNAWIIGERIPDASVIQIKGGGHGFFYQAPEQTARYLAAFLDGERVTPNPGGF from the coding sequence ATGATCGAACGCGCGTCCATCGACGACATCGAGATCGCCTACCGCATCTTCGGGCCATCGGGAGACGGTGTCCCCGTGCTCATGATCATGGGCTACGGCGGGCTGATGGAGATGTGGCCCCCGACGATCCTCGAGACGCTGGCCCGGACCCGCCCGGTCATCGTCTTCGACAATCGGGGCATGGGTTACAGCACCTCCTCGGATCAAGACTACTCGATCGCGCGCTTCGCCAAAGATAGCCATCTGTTGCTGCAGGCGCTGCACATCGACCGCGCTCACGTCCTGGGCTGGTCCATGGGATCCTATATCGCGCAGGAGCTGGCCCTCGCGCATCCGGAGCGTGTCGAGCAGCTCGTCCTCCTGTCCGCATCCTGCGGCGGTGCGGAGGCGATCTGGCCGGACGAGGCGGTCTGGCGAAGACTGGTGGACATGTCCGGAACCTTGGAGGAGCGCATCCGGCGGATGTTCGAGAACCTCTTCCCGCCCGACTGGCTGCGGGAGATCCCGGACCCGATGCAGATCTTCCCTCCCATCACGGCACCGATCGACGACGCGAATCTGATGCGTCAAGCCGAGTCACTCGGCGCCTGGCCCGGAGTCTGTCCACGACTGTCCGAGATCGCCGCCCCGACACTGCTGATGACGGGCACCGAGGATGTTGTCATCCCCCCGCGCAATGCATGGATCATCGGCGAGCGCATCCCCGACGCCTCGGTGATTCAGATCAAGGGCGGCGGACACGGCTTCTTTTATCAGGCACCCGAACAGACCGCCCGCTATCTTGCCGCCTTCCTCGACGGGGAACGCGTCACCCCAAACCCCGGAGGCTTCTGA
- a CDS encoding MlaC/ttg2D family ABC transporter substrate-binding protein has product MKSRSLVPLLVLLGAAAGASAQPYGYAPPPMPDAYGYGPTQMPYGGAYPAMPAMPEMPAAPARPTRPESPEAAARGAQMPKGPAAEASATLKEGMDKLLEFLAREEVPNRLQVAAFLDREIAPYFDFEYMAKWVAGRGAEGMSAEEKKAMAARLEADFLGTLASRLMDYQGQQIRMLPPRTGPRGDVSVNVALLGAQGYPSKLEFRMYKSQTGWRVYDVVANGQSAAAYYRVQFQRMAGQGAVPAR; this is encoded by the coding sequence ATGAAGTCTCGTTCTTTGGTGCCGCTCCTCGTTTTACTGGGAGCCGCCGCGGGCGCTTCCGCCCAGCCTTACGGCTACGCTCCCCCACCCATGCCGGACGCCTACGGCTACGGCCCGACGCAGATGCCCTACGGGGGCGCTTATCCGGCCATGCCCGCCATGCCGGAAATGCCCGCTGCGCCGGCTCGCCCGACGCGTCCGGAGTCCCCCGAAGCCGCAGCCCGGGGGGCGCAGATGCCTAAGGGGCCCGCAGCCGAGGCCAGCGCGACGCTCAAAGAGGGCATGGATAAGCTCCTCGAATTTCTCGCCCGCGAAGAGGTGCCGAATCGGCTCCAGGTCGCCGCCTTCCTCGACCGCGAGATCGCCCCGTATTTCGACTTCGAATACATGGCCAAATGGGTGGCCGGTCGGGGGGCCGAGGGCATGAGTGCAGAGGAAAAGAAGGCGATGGCCGCGCGCTTGGAGGCGGATTTCCTCGGCACACTGGCATCACGGTTGATGGACTATCAGGGGCAGCAGATCCGCATGTTGCCGCCGCGCACGGGCCCGCGCGGCGACGTCAGCGTCAACGTGGCGCTGCTGGGCGCGCAGGGCTATCCCTCCAAGCTCGAGTTTCGGATGTACAAATCGCAGACGGGTTGGCGCGTCTACGATGTGGTGGCGAACGGACAAAGCGCGGCCGCCTATTATCGGGTGCAGTTTCAGCGCATGGCCGGACAAGGGGCAGTGCCCGCGCGTTAA
- a CDS encoding retropepsin-like aspartic protease family protein has translation MIRLHRIRDNTVAWLRRKLPIPVFLLASLLVILLARDLAARRENPNPNPVAYLGAGDVPEVVLKENQVSQYVTTGRINGTPIEFLVDTGAVDVAMPYMVAQTLGLTLQPGGVSKTGNGDVRTWVARLDTVDVGGLIAYDLSATILPNMQGDQVLLGMAYLRRMELLLRGGEMILRPYSSN, from the coding sequence ATGATCAGACTGCACCGGATCCGAGACAACACAGTCGCTTGGCTCAGACGCAAATTGCCGATCCCCGTGTTTCTGCTCGCGAGTCTGCTGGTGATCCTGCTGGCGCGCGATCTGGCTGCGCGGCGGGAGAATCCGAATCCGAACCCGGTCGCCTATCTCGGTGCCGGCGACGTGCCCGAGGTGGTCCTCAAAGAGAATCAGGTGAGTCAATACGTGACCACCGGTCGGATCAACGGGACCCCCATCGAGTTTTTGGTCGATACCGGGGCCGTTGATGTCGCGATGCCCTACATGGTCGCGCAGACGCTCGGCTTGACGCTCCAACCCGGCGGGGTCAGCAAGACCGGAAACGGCGATGTGCGCACCTGGGTCGCGCGGTTGGATACCGTCGATGTCGGCGGGCTGATCGCCTACGACCTCAGCGCGACCATCCTCCCCAACATGCAGGGCGATCAGGTGTTGCTGGGCATGGCCTACCTCAGGCGCATGGAGCTTCTGCTGCGCGGCGGGGAGATGATCCTGCGCCCCTATTCGAGCAACTAA
- a CDS encoding mechanosensitive ion channel domain-containing protein — translation MLSEAPDQVPEQTRGRGPDEPGIAFDPAQVGLPGFTEPRTTADDYAEILSLIDARISELTTVDQGPEQDDAPERLDGLAEDARIALLGELRTAVQRESVLAARLRELIETLAESQAADETAEAPDLGVEPPYPLRLLDELRAKRNLAEHAQEDAARLRSQADRRVAAADRKHEAAVRERRLARDRLAAARDQANGQASERLDIATLERDLEVARLAVLVTLQERQAALVGAALAEREDALAAARLVRLQTLIAHVAGDVVFTREALDERLAEIQAREEAARADIASLVEAGDAAELALFQARRRLGLMTSDAADRDRAQEQVLTREAELAAARKGVEYLHQAVGLAGSARTLYERRYALLQGEESALWPTWLRETQSLIRDMADEGAFAQAELDALRTRQLALARRLARADLAAGVEQAIRERVGALEAQEERAREMLLVKDQVQSLAQRLRDQLEPSVSARSLHQRLDAAKLQLESWWNKELFVIQDQGIYARDLVTGAVIFTLVLMLVSFLRTLLRRNVLPKLVEGPETERKTARAAVLALIRNTSQVFVLIVAFYAAMTVSGLAQGQVKLWLWTLLVVAVYVQFGIWATAGLVEFVQRQRSKKERQDPSAVTGYGLLLFFLRVGVWIVVVVSVMAHFKYPIAGLIGALGVGGIAVAFAVQNILSDVFHSMAIILDKPFKVGDFVIAGETLGVVDSIGVKTTRIRSLSGEMVVMSNTNLLNSTLRNYKHMRERRVVFKLGVVYETPPDRLERIPKMIEEIIRAQRFARFDRAHFAAYGDFSLDFEVVYYVIGADFTLYMDIQQAINLAIYRKFQEEGIQFAYPTQELIVRRPPGGLGRAAA, via the coding sequence GTGCTCTCCGAAGCCCCGGATCAAGTCCCGGAGCAAACCCGCGGACGAGGCCCTGATGAACCCGGAATCGCCTTCGATCCGGCGCAGGTCGGACTACCGGGGTTTACCGAGCCACGCACGACCGCGGATGACTATGCCGAGATCTTGTCGCTGATCGACGCGCGCATCTCGGAGTTGACGACGGTGGATCAGGGTCCCGAGCAGGACGACGCCCCGGAGCGGCTCGACGGTTTGGCGGAGGATGCACGCATCGCCCTGCTCGGCGAGCTCCGTACCGCGGTCCAGCGCGAGTCCGTCCTTGCCGCGCGGCTCCGCGAGTTGATTGAAACGCTGGCCGAGTCGCAGGCGGCGGACGAGACAGCCGAGGCGCCGGATCTCGGCGTCGAGCCGCCCTATCCGCTGCGATTGCTGGACGAGCTTCGGGCCAAGCGCAATCTTGCCGAGCACGCGCAGGAAGACGCCGCGCGTTTGCGCAGCCAGGCCGATCGGCGGGTCGCCGCAGCCGATCGAAAACATGAAGCGGCGGTGCGCGAGCGACGCCTCGCCCGAGATCGCTTAGCGGCCGCTCGGGATCAGGCCAACGGGCAGGCCTCGGAACGGCTCGACATTGCGACGCTCGAACGGGATCTGGAGGTTGCCCGACTGGCGGTTCTTGTGACCCTTCAGGAGCGCCAGGCCGCTCTGGTCGGCGCAGCCTTGGCCGAGCGCGAGGATGCCTTGGCTGCAGCGCGGCTCGTCCGGCTACAGACCCTGATTGCCCATGTCGCCGGCGATGTCGTCTTCACGCGCGAGGCATTGGACGAACGGCTTGCCGAGATACAGGCCCGAGAAGAGGCGGCGCGTGCCGATATCGCCTCTCTCGTAGAGGCCGGCGATGCTGCAGAGCTGGCGCTGTTCCAGGCGCGGCGCCGCTTGGGGCTTATGACGTCCGATGCCGCGGACCGCGATCGCGCGCAGGAGCAGGTGCTCACGCGCGAAGCGGAGCTCGCGGCAGCGCGTAAAGGCGTCGAATACCTGCATCAAGCGGTGGGCCTCGCTGGTTCCGCGCGGACCCTTTACGAGCGACGTTACGCGCTTTTGCAGGGCGAGGAGAGCGCACTCTGGCCGACCTGGCTGCGCGAGACACAGTCGCTGATCAGAGACATGGCCGATGAGGGCGCCTTCGCGCAGGCCGAGCTCGACGCCTTGCGGACCAGGCAGCTCGCGCTCGCCCGCCGTCTCGCCCGTGCGGATCTCGCCGCCGGGGTCGAGCAGGCGATCCGAGAGCGTGTCGGGGCGCTCGAGGCGCAGGAGGAGCGCGCGCGGGAGATGCTGCTCGTGAAGGATCAGGTGCAGTCGCTTGCCCAGCGCCTGCGCGACCAGCTCGAACCCTCGGTGAGCGCGCGTTCGCTCCATCAGCGCCTGGACGCGGCCAAGCTCCAATTGGAGTCTTGGTGGAACAAGGAGCTCTTCGTCATCCAGGATCAAGGGATCTATGCACGCGATCTGGTCACCGGAGCAGTGATCTTCACCTTGGTCCTGATGCTCGTGTCCTTCCTGCGCACCCTGCTGCGGCGCAACGTCCTGCCCAAGCTGGTCGAGGGTCCGGAGACGGAGCGCAAGACCGCGCGCGCTGCCGTCTTGGCCCTGATCCGCAATACCAGCCAGGTGTTCGTCCTGATCGTCGCCTTCTACGCGGCGATGACCGTGTCCGGCCTAGCTCAAGGTCAGGTGAAGCTCTGGCTGTGGACGCTCTTGGTGGTCGCCGTCTACGTGCAGTTCGGGATCTGGGCGACCGCGGGCCTGGTGGAATTCGTGCAGCGACAGCGCAGCAAGAAGGAGCGGCAAGACCCTTCGGCCGTCACGGGCTATGGGCTTCTGTTGTTCTTTCTGCGGGTCGGGGTGTGGATCGTGGTCGTGGTCTCGGTCATGGCCCACTTCAAGTATCCGATCGCCGGTCTGATCGGTGCGCTGGGTGTCGGCGGTATCGCCGTGGCCTTTGCGGTGCAGAACATCCTCTCCGACGTTTTCCATTCCATGGCCATCATCCTGGACAAACCCTTCAAGGTCGGAGATTTCGTCATCGCCGGTGAAACCCTGGGCGTCGTCGACAGCATCGGCGTGAAGACCACGCGCATCCGCAGCCTTTCAGGCGAGATGGTGGTCATGTCCAACACCAATCTGCTCAACAGCACGCTGCGCAACTACAAACACATGCGCGAGCGTCGCGTGGTCTTCAAGCTGGGCGTCGTCTACGAGACCCCGCCGGATCGGCTCGAGCGCATCCCGAAGATGATCGAGGAGATCATCCGCGCCCAGCGGTTCGCCCGTTTCGATCGTGCCCACTTCGCCGCCTACGGTGATTTCTCGCTGGACTTCGAGGTGGTCTACTATGTCATCGGTGCGGATTTCACGCTCTACATGGACATCCAACAGGCCATCAACCTCGCGATCTACCGCAAGTTCCAGGAAGAAGGTATCCAGTTCGCCTATCCGACTCAAGAACTGATCGTGCGCCGCCCCCCGGGCGGGCTTGGCCGAGCGGCGGCTTGA